GCAAAAAAAATTTGCTAAAGCAAGCGAAGCAACAGCAAAGAATTAAGCGCTATACCAATTTTTTACTTGGGTAAAATCAATCTAAAAGCCCAAGATTAACCGCGGTTTTCTTGAAAGTTTTATATATACCGCCGTTTATGTGATTTGTTGAGTGTCATGGCTGAAGTTTGTTAGACATGCGGGCTTCCAAAGGATTTATGTGTTTGTGGAGAAATCGAAAAGGAACAGCAACGTATCCGCATAAGACTTGAAACGCGAAAATTCGGCAGACCAACCACCATTGTTGATGGCATGGATGACAAAAACAGCAATCTGCATAATATAGCTCAAAAGCTCAAGTCTTTTTGTGCATGCGGCGGAACCAGCAAAAATGGTTTAATCATGCTGCAAGGCGATCACAGAGACCGCATCCGCGAGTTCCTGATAAAGAGCGGTTATCCACAAGAAAACATTGAACTCCAGTAAGCAAGCAACCATTAAGGTGCAAGCCCAAAGATGAAAAAGTTAGATGGGTTACGAGACGTATTCAAGAACACCAAGCATAAGAAAATAACCACTATTTATTGTCCAAAATGCGCCAGCACAAAAATTCACCTCGCACACAGCTTAGATTACTGGTTAACACCTAAACAGTATCTGTGCGATGAATGCGGCTATCATGGCCCAATTGTTATGGAACTTGAAAAAGAGGAAACAAAAGAAGAATAAAAGTTGCCAGAAAAAAATTAGTCTGGCAGCTCAAGATTTAACTGCTTTTTTAGTGTCTTGTAGCGGTTACGTACTGTAACTTCTGTTACGCCAGCAGCTTCAGCAATGTCTTTTTGGGTTTTTTTCTCATTATTCTGCAGACATGCAATATAGAGAGCTGCGGCAGCTAAGCCCATGGGGTCTTTTCCCGCGGCAGCACGTTTCCTTCTTGCGTCCCTGAGAATCTGGATTGCTGCACCCTGTGTTTTTCCTGAAATGCCGGTTTTTTCGGCGATTTTGGAAACGTATGTTAATGGATCTGCAATTGGCATGTGTACTTCAAGTTCGCGTAGCAGTAACCTGTAGCATCTTGCAACGTCCTTCTTGTCAACAAGGCTGGCTTCTGCAATTTCCCGAAGCGTTCGTGGTGTTCCGCTTCCTCTGCACGCGGCATATAGAGCTGCGGCAGCGATGGCGGCGATGGATCGTCCGCGAACTAAGCCTTTGTCGAGGGCTTTTCGGTATACGACGGCGGCTTTTTCTTTGATTGGTGGTGGAATGTAAACTTTGTCTGAGAGCCTGTCTAGTTCTGCCATTGCTTGGGCAAGGTTTCGGTCGATTGATGAGTGGACGCGGCTTCGGATTTGCCATTTTCGCAGTCGCCACATTTGAAGCCTAGTGGATAAGGGGAGCTTTCGTCCAAATGCGTCTCTGTCCACTTGGCTGATAGCGGTGGATAAGCCTTTATCGTGTACGGAATAGGATGTGGGTACTCCAACTCTGCTTCTAGAAGCTTTTTCTTCTTGGGTGAATGCGCGCCATTCGGGTCCTTTATCCATCATTTGCTCGTATAAGACAAGCCCGCAGTCACCGCAAACTGTTTCTCCTGTATCGTAATCGTGAACTAAGTTGTCACTACCGCACTCTGGACACTTATCAGCTAGTCGCGGTCTAGGTTGGTCTTTTCTGCTCAAGTTTTTCACTCCGATTTATAGCGTAGAACCTTCACTTCGCCAAGAGGCAATAAAAACAGTACATATGGCCTGCGCAAATCTAACCAAAGTTAATATCTAAGTATTTAAGTTTTGCGGTTTTATTAATCTATTGCACACATACCTTCACAATAACCAATCAAACCAGCAACTGAACAATGGTAAAATTTGAAAAAAAGTGTATATTGCGGACAAACAAAACGATTTTTGTATAAGGAATGCTTATTAAGAAAAAAAGTGCCCATCTAAACCTCTAAGCATAAATAAAAGAAACGTTGTGAATAAACAGACACGCAGCCCGGTGGTGTAGTGGTCAAGCATAGCGGGCTTTGGACCCGTTGACGAGAGTTCGAATCTCTCCCGGGCTACCACCAACCAACATAAAAGTTAAGGGCTATTTTGAGTTAACATACGACATTTCTTGGAGATGAACCTTTGAAGTTTGAAGCACCAGTGCAAGAAATAATAATTCATAACCCCGACGTTATAAGCGTAAGATTTGCTAAACCCAAAGATTTCACCTACAAACCTGGACAATATATGCTAGTAACACTCAACGCAAACGGTAAATCTCTAATGCATCCCTTAACCATGTCTAGCAGTCCAACACAAAACTTCTTAGAGTTCACCAAACGGCTATCCACCAGCGAGTTTTCAAACACGCTCCGAACCCTAAAAGAAGGCGACCCAATATTGCTAGACACACCCTACGGTAAATTCACATTTATGGGCGAAACCACAAAAATCACGTTTTTAGCAGGCGGCATAGGCATAACCCCATTTAAAAGCATAATCCAATACTGCACCGACACAAAGCAAACCGCAAACATCACACTGTTCTACGGTGTAAAAACGGACAAGGACTGCACGTTCAAAGAGGAATTTGAACAAATGCAAACCCGCAACCCCCACCTCAACCTTGTGTTAGTCGCCTCTGAAGCTGGCAACGAGTGGACGGGCAAAAGAGGATACATCAACGCCGACCTCATCAAAACAGAACTACCTGATTATAAGGAGCACATGTTTTACGCTTGTGGACCACCCGGCATGGTAGCGGCAATGCAAAAACTCGTCGCGGATATGGGATTGCCACCGAGCCAGTTGAAGCTGGAAGTGCTGGTTGGGCACAATTAAGAGGAGCTATTCCAAAAAAGAAAAAAATCAAAAAATAAGAGAAACAAGAAGAATATTAGGGGTAGAATCGTCTTGTTGTTCTTGGAAACGGAATCGCATCAATAATGTTTTCTAAGTCCAGCATCCAAATCAGCAATCGTTCCAAACCCATACCAAACCCAACATGCGGAACCGTGCCGTAGCGGCGCAGGTCAAGATACCACTCGTAATCTTCAGGATTAAGTCCCTGCTCTTTCATGCGGGCTATCAGGGTGTCTTTGTTGTCTTCTCTTGCACCGCCTGTGCTGATTTCGCCAACACGAGGCACCATCATGTCCACTGATTTTGCAATTTCAGGGTGATCATCGTAGGTTTTGCAGTAGAATGCCTTAATTTCGGTTGGGTAATCATACACGAAAAATGGTTTGCCAAACTCGTCTGATAAGACTTTTTCGTCTTCATAGCCAAGGTCTGAGCCCCATTTAAGCTCAGGGTTTTTGGGTTGTAATCGTTCGATGGCTTCTTTGTAAGTGATTCGTGGAAACGGGGTTTTTACGGCTTTGACTTTCTCAATATCCGCGCCCAATTCGGCAAATTCTTTTTGGCATTTCTCAGCCACATCTTGACAGATGTACTCCATTAGGCCTTCTTCAAATTTCATCAAGTCTTCCAAGTCTGCAAATGGCCATTCACCTTCCATATGCCAGTACTCGGTAAGGTGGCGGATGGTTCGGCTTTTCTCCGCGCGAAATGAAGGTGCTATGCAGTAGACTTTCTCTAAGCTATACATGAGGATTTCAAGGTACAATTGACTGCTCTGTGTTAGGTAGAGCTCTTGGTCAAAATATTTGAGTTTGAAAAGTGTTGAGCCGCCTTCCACCGCCGCGGATATGAACATTGGTGGGGAAACCTCGGTGAAAGTTTGCTGCTTAAAGTATGCACGCGCAGACTCTATAATTTGAGCGCGAACCTTCATGACAAGATTCATTTTTCTGCTTCTTAGCCAGAGGTGGCGCATGTCACGGATGAACTCTTCACTTTTGTCTTTGCTTATTGGAAAATTCTCGGCAAGTCCAACAATTTCAAGAGTCTCAGCGGCGATTTCGTAACCTCCAGGCGCGCGTGTATCAGGTCTAGCGGTGCCTTCCAAGGTTAGGCTGGATTCGATGGTGAGTTTTTGAGCTTCACCCCAGCAGGGATTGTCTTTTTTGATGGTGCATTGGATTACGCCTGTTGAGTCTCGGATAAGCAGGAAAATTAGCGCTTTTCCTTCGCGTTTACGGTACACCCAACCTCGTATCTGCACTTTCTGGTCTGGGCAGCAACCGTCTAGGATTTCGCGGATTTTCTTTAGAGCCATCGCAATCAACTGTTTTTCTTAACTATTGCTTTCAACCCTAAATGCCTATCGTTTCAGATTTCCTTAACCGTGGGTTCCTGAACCTTCAAAAACACGAAAACCGCTACTGGAACCATAACCACCGCCAACAAAAGAAAAGGTAACCAAGGAGCAACAAACGCATACAAAAACCCAACCAGCACCAGCAAAACCGCCTGCATAATAAATGCGAAAAACTGCATACAGCCAGTTGCTGTTCCTCTCAAGCTGCGTGGAATCAGATCGCCCATCAGAATCTGATAACTGTTAAGTTGAAGAGCGTTTCCCAAGCCGAACAGGAAGAAGGCAAGGAGTAGCGTGTAGAAGTTGCCGTTGAGAAACAGGAGCATGCCTGGGACGCAGAGGAGGTAGCCTGCGATTAGGAAGTGTTTTCTGCCGATTTTATCCATGAAAAATCCTGCGGCAATCACTGGGACAAAGATGCTTAGATACATGAAGGTTTGAATTATTGCCCACTGATAATTGGACATTTGAAGAACTGAAGTTGCATAAACAACAAAATACATCATACAACTCACCACCAAACCGCTCACGGTAATTATTGCTAAGAAAAGGTAAAACGCGGATTTGGGAACTTTACGCCAAACGTTAAAGCTATCTTTTACAGAGCGGGGATAATCGCGGAGCACATCAAGAACTGTAGGCTTTTGGCTGTTGCCGTTTGCAGGCAAAGTCTCCTTTAATCCAAGCCGCAACATTGCAGCCGCAAAATAAGCAATCGTCAAAATCGCGTAAGCAACCCGCATGCCCAAAGTAAAACCAAAATACGACACCAAAAAACTGGCAATCAAAGGTCCAGGTAAATAAACAAGGTTAGTAACGGCGGATTGGAAGCTGAAGCCTGCACCACGGTTTTGCGGAGGCAGAGAATCAAACACCATCGCCATTAATGCTGGACCGTAAATCGCGCAGATGTTCTGGATAATCATTCCCAAAACAATGAAGTGCCATGATGGTGCAAACACAAAAAATAAGCTACCTATTGCTAACCCGAAGGTCATCCAAACCACAAGCCACCTCCGCCCATGCTTATCCGCTAAGTAGCCACCGGGAAGCTGAACTATCGCGATTGCCAATGAACCTGCGACACCAATTATGGAGATGAGGAAGTCACTGGCTCCGAGGTCTTTGTAGTAGAGGCTGGCGTAGGTACCTGAGATGGGAGATGCGCCGAACATGATTATCCAACTCAGCGTGATGAGAAGGAAGTTTCCTCGCAGGACTGCGGATTCGCCTTGGAAGAGTTTTGAGAGCGCCATCATTGTGAAAGCATCAGTTAACCTTTATTTAAATCAACCCAAATTTATCAACCAGAAATCAAATGAGAAATCTGTTTTGCATGGCAAATCTTAAATCACCCTTCAATAAGTAAATTTTCATAACAATGCAAAGCCAAGAAAGCTCTACGAAATTAAGAGCCCTAAAAATTTCGGCTATTGCAATCTTTAGTGTTGTAGTGGTTGAAGTTGTTATAGGATTGTTAGTGAACAGTTTAGCAGTGCTAAGTGATGGCTTGCATGCACTTTTAGATGTTGTTTCTAGTGTAATGTTATTTTTTGCGGCAAGAGCAGCACTTAAACCTCCAGATGAAGAGCATACTTATGGGCATGAAAAGTTTGAAGCGATAGGTGGATTAATCGCTGGAATAATCCTCATTGGCGTAGCCCTACTCATTTTTTATGAAGCAGGAGTGCGGTTAATGTCTAATGCCCAAGTTAATGAAGGCGTAGAATTTGCAGGTTTCATCGCCATAGGATACACACTTTGCATTGATGTTGTCAGAATCACAGTTTTTAGCAAAACCCGACACATAGAGGGCGCCTCAGTCAAAGCAGGCTTCTATGATGCCATCTCTGATTTCAGTTCCACCCTGATTGCCCTTGCTGGATTCGGCTTAGCCACAATTGGTTTTTCAAACATGGATTCAATAGCGTCAATTTTCCTTGGCTTCATGCTCACTTACCTGAGCGTTAAACTGGTTAAATCCAGCATAAACGAATTAAGCGACACAGCAAGCAGAGACCTTGTTTCAAAAATAAAAAAGTGCATCCACGCATACCCGGACGTGGATAAAATCGGGAACCTAAAAGTTAGAAAAGTTAGCTCAAAAATATTTGTGGATGCAACAATCCAAGTTCCCAGTGCAATGAGTCTTGAAGATGCCCACACACTTGCTTCCGACCTTGAAATTAAACTAAAAACAGAATGCGGAAACGTAGATGCCACAATACACATTGAACCCTCAGAAAAAGAAGTAAAACTTGAACAACTCGTACAAAAGCTTGCAAGTGTGGAAGGGGTACATCATGTGCATGAAATCAGCACTGTTTACGTTGAAGGAAAACTCTACATTACTTTACATGTATATGTTAATCCTGCACTTTCAGTGGAAGAAGCCCACAAAATCGCTGAAAAAATTGAGCAGAAAATACACGCGGGAATTAAGCATCTTGAAAACGTCACAGTTCATGTTGAGCCTTCAGGTGTAATGCAAGGGGTTGAGGCTGATGAGGAACAGGTTGAACAGGTTGTTTATGAGGTTGCAAGGATTATCGCGCAAACTCTACATGTTAAACGTGTTGTCACTTATTCTGCCGAGGGAAAACGTTACATCAACATTGACTGTTGCTTCACTAAACAGGTAAAGATTACTGAGGCTCACAAGATGGCCTCGCAGCTTGAAAAAGAAACAAAAGAGCATTTTTCAAACTCTGTGGTTACAGTTCATATTGAACCAGAACGCGCTGATTAGGGCAGGTTAACTCTGTCTATAACGGTAAAGTTTCCTGACAGGTTGTTTAGTTGCACCATCGATTTTGAGATTGTGTAGACTGTTTGGTTTATGTATGCTGTACTAGTAATTGCTTTATTGCTGAGCAGTGTGTAATAGTCGTGTACGTTTGTTGAGTTGGCGTCAATTTGTGTTATGGTGCCTTTGAAGACAACGCCATTTTTAACTGTTACATTAAAAACGTATGCACCCTGCCAAGAATAAGCAGGTAAATCTGCACTACCTGGAATTGAAGGAGCAACAATCTTGTTTATGAACACTGGGATAGTTAGCATACCGTTTTCTGGATTAAATAGAAATGCATGAGGATCATATAGTGCTGGTGTGTTTGAGCCGTTACCAAAGACAAAGTATGATAGCTCAACTGGCTTGTTGAGGTCTGTGATGTTAAAGAGGGAAAGTTTAAAGCCGCTGTTTTGTTTGCCTATGCCGATAACATAGTTTTCATCGTATGGGTATAGATAGCTGGTGTATGCTGGAATCTTGATTTGTCCGGCAATTTTAGGGTCAGCGGGTTTGCTTAAGTCTACGATGTAGAATGGCTCGGTTTGTTTGTAGGTTATAAAGTAGCATTTGTCCTCTACGAATCGGACCGTGTATATACGTTCATTTATTTCGAGGTTTTCTATTTTGCCAACAGTGGTTAGGTTACTGTTTAGTATGTAGAGGCTGTTTTGTTGCTCTTGGTTAATCCATGAACCTGTAGTTATACATGTTGCGATTCTGAAGTAACCGTTGTATTCATCCATTGAATACTGATTTAGGATGTATCCTGGAACTTTACCTTTATCTTCAAAAGCCAATGAGGTACCTTTTATGCTTATTCTGTAAATCACTGTCCCCTGTTCATCTTGATCTGGTGAAGGGAACGTTACATACATGTTATTTTGAGAAACATACATGTTACTTGTTTCACCCATTAACATGGTAACGGTGGAAACATTTGGGGTACCATTGGAAATATCTAAGCCTATAAAAGACGTGTAAGTGAAATATGAGCCTGACTGATCAATGTAGTAAATGTTTTCGGGTGAAATCGTATATGATTGAGCCCCATTATAAATTGTTGGTAAATCTACAGTGTCATTTGAAACTTTGGCTTGTTGACTAACCACTGTATAGAGGTAGTTTCCCACCATTCGCGAATTAAAGTAACTGCCGCTAATTGCAAAGTTTTTAGTTAACTGTGGAACACTTTTGTTGGTTATGTCATAAACCTTAACAAATGTTCGCGCATTTTGGATTATATGCTGATAAATTGAGTCTCCGACTTCTCCGCCATAAGGTGTAGGAACATCCTCAGAGAATGGGTCGTCATATTGGCTTCCTATAACAATCAATCTACAACTGGCTTGGTCAAGAAATAGTCCAGCAGCATATGAGGTGTTGTTTAGTTCAATTTTAGATAAAACTGTGGCGTTTTGTGGGTCAGCATCCAAGATGTAGATTATGTTTTGGACAGAGAAATAGAGGTAGGTTCCGTCTGTTTTCATGTTATCAGCTTCATCTACTCCTGCAAACTGAATTTGAGTTGAAGAATCAATTGGGTTAGTTGAAGGGGAAGATGTTGGAATTGGAGAAGTTGCATTTATTTCATTTATTAATTGCTGGTCAAGCGGTCCTCCCGGATATACTGATGAACTGCTAAATTCTGTATTAGCTACTATGTAATTTTTTATTTCATCACTTGATGAGAAAGTTTTTAGAGAAGCCACATTTGGGGATATTTGGATTGGAGAAGCAACCACATAAATCATTGAGATAAGAAGCACCGCTGATAATATCGCCACTAACCCGTAAATTTTCGTTCTTTTTTGTACTTCTTGCTGCAACATTCTTGTATCTACTTACCCCATTGTACCTATTTTATATTATGCTATCTACACGAACACCGTGTACTAACTGTTAGAATGGTCTCATAGCCCATACTCGATACGCCTCATACCAAAATATGCTACAAACAATGATTCCAAATGTTAAAATAAACAGGTTATCCCTGCTAAAGGTCTGCAAAAGCAGGAAAACATAGCCCAAAAAGAACACTGTAGAGAACAAAGCGTAAAAGAAAAACCTTGGAAACAGCACTTTACCAAGCTTAACATAATGCTTTAGAACACCGATTTTGACTTCTCCAACAAGCACATACTGTCCGCCAGTTTCTTGCTTTTGAACCAGCCCTAAATTTCGAAGTTGCTCCAGATGGTGAAAAGCTACGCTTGGACTACTGAAGTGTAGTGCACGCTGAACCTCTCTTACGCTGGCAGGGTTACCTTTCTTGAGCAGGAACCAGTAAACCTTCCATGCTTTACCTCTAAGCGCGTATTCTAATTCTGTGTCATGTTCCTTTTCTGCACTAGGCAAGAGCTATTGCGCCCTCTCTTCTACAAGTTAGAAGTAAAAGAGCTTTAATAAGTTGACTAAAAAAACTCCAAAAAACATCCTTAACCCTTATAGAACAAAAAAGAAAAATTGAAAACAAAAATGAAAAGAAAAGGGTGTTAAGAAAGAAAACAGCATTAAGCTTTTGATTTGTCGCTACCGGTAGAAAGACCTGGAGGCAAATCTGGGAAGTTCGCGCTTACTTTCTGCTCTGCAACCACAGCTGCTTCATTTAGGATTTGGGCGGCGTCTTCATTTACGTTGTTGAAGTTTAATGAATTACCACCGTTTAAGCCTGCATCCATCATAAGCCCGCTTAGCATGTTTCCGATTTCGCCCAGTTCGTTTTCTGCTTCTGGCAGTACACCGCACATTCCTGCGTTAACGCTGCGAAGCACTCCAATGCATGGTCCAAGGTTTGATACCAAATCGCCAAACTCTGTGATTGTTCGCATACGCAGAGATACTTGGTCTAGGGCTAATCTTGCGTTCATTATGAGTTTGGACATTTTGCGGATTTCTGCTAGTTCTGTAGCATAAATGTTGGCGTGCGCTGTGTCATGCTGCGTGTAGGCATCCACTAGTTTAGCAAAGAGTGCTTTGTCTTTTGTTGTGAAGCGTTCGTTTGCTTGGTCAAGCTTGTTAATTTGTAGGTCGAGTTTTTTTAGTGCCATATCAAGTCGCGGTTTTAATGGTGCTTGTGGCTGCACTGTTTGTTTTACTTGGCTGAGGAAGGAGTCTCCTTCTTTTTTAGGTTCCCATTTTTTAGCAAACCGTTCAGACATTTTGTTAACATCCTGTCAACTTTGAACATGACATGTCTAAGTATTTACGTGTTTTTAACATGCACATATATATGTAGAAGGCTATTTTGAAAAAACGGGCGGGTTTACAAAGATTTTCTGTTCAAACACACAATTTAGCATCATCTTAATATCAACAGAATGTTTCTTTTATTGAACAGCATGACTTTTCAACATAAAACTCGATCGGAAAAACCCAGCCATACAGAAAGCGAAAACAAGAAAGTCATGGTTGCCTTCGCTGTTCTTTTGGGCATAACTGTTCTGGTAGGCGGCGTACTGGATATTTTCTTTCAGGGCGTCCCTTTAGGGTTTAATATTCCTGTAATTAACATGCAGGCAACAGTCACAGCGATTTTGTACTATGTTTCCGTGCTGATTGTTGCAGTATACATCGGCATAACTGGTCTAAAAGAACTCATTATAGAACACAGATTCAGCGTCGAGTTTCTGATGGCAACCGCTGCTTTGGGCGCGCTGTATCTTGATGCCCGATTTGAAGCTGCAACAGTGCTTTTTCTTTACTCAATAGCTGAGTATTTTGAAGGCTACATCGAAGACAGGGCAAGACGCACCATAGAAAAACTCAGCAAATTCATGCCTGATAAAGCCCGAATAATTGCTGATGATACAGAAAAAAGTGTTCCAGTTAGCACCGTGGAGCCTAACATGATGCTGCTTGTGAAGCCTGGTGAGCGTATTCCATTGGATGACAGTGTAGTGGAAGGGTTTTCTCATGTGGATCAGGCGGTTGTAACGGGGGAGTCTGTGCCTGTAGTAAAGAAAGTTAGTGACACGGTTTATGCTGGAACACTTAATATCAGCGGTGTTTTGCGGGTTTTGGTGACTAAGAAAGCCAGTGAAACCTTGGTCTCCAGAATTATTGACCTTGTAGTGGAGTCAGGAAAAAAGAAGGCATCCATCGAGAAGTTGGTTACGCGCTTCTCAAAAATTTATGTTCCCATAGTGATTTTGCTTGCAGTTTTAACCGCGACTGTGCCGACTCTTTTGGGCGCTGGAACCTTTGACAGTTGGCTGTATCGTTCCTTGATTTTGCTGGTGGTTTCCTGCCCAAGCGCGTTTATCATTTCTGTGCCAGCCACAGTGTTTATGGCAATCACCATCGCAGCCAAGCGAGGCGTAGTGATTAAAGGCGGAATTTACATTGAAAAACTAGCCAAAGTTAAACAGGTTGTTTTTGACAAGACAGGCACGTTAACGATGGGCAGACCAAGCGTGCATAAAGTCAGGCTTGTTCAACAAAAAGAAGAAAAAGAAGCCATCGCTTACGCTGCGGCGCTTGAGCAGTTCTCAAATCATCCTGTCGCGCAAGCCATCGTACGCAGAGCAGAAGAAAGAGGCATTGACCTCAGCAAGATAAAAGTCACCGATGTCACCGAAATCTCAGGCAAAGGCATAGTGGGCAACGTGAATGGCAACTTTGTGGCGGTGGGCACGCTTGAGTTGATGAAGGATTTTGGCTGTAACTGCAAAGAGGCTTTTGAGATAAACACTGGCGATGTACATACGACGATTTGTGTCTCTGTAGGTAAAGAGGGTTTAGCGTCGGTTTGTGTGGTTGACCAAGTAAGAGAAGATTCTCTTAGAGCAGTTAGCAAATTGAAGAAAAATGGTGTAAAAACAGCCATGCTCACAGGCGACCGCACAGAAATCGCAAACGAGACTGCTCAAGCACTCAAAATTGATGAAGCTCACGCTGAGCTTTTCCCTGAAGACAAACTGCGCCTAATTGAGGAGATGAAGGCTAAAACTGACGGTTTGGTTGCTATGATTGGGGATGGTGTAAATGATGCGCCTGCGTTGGCGGCGTCTGATGTGGGGATTGCAATGGGTGCAGCAGGTGTGGATGCAGCGTTAGAGTCGGCTGATGTTGTGCTGGTTAAGGATGAATTGGCGCAGGTTCCTTATCTTTTGGAGCTTAGCAAAAAAACCATGACTATAGCCAAACAAAACATTGCTGCATCCTTAATTGTTAAACTGGTTCTGGGTGCTTTGGGCTTGATGGGTTTGATTCCGCTGTGGTTTACGGTTGCTTCGGGCGATGATGGCGTGACAATGCTGCTATTGTTGAATTCGCTAAGACTGGAAAGGCTAAAGGAGTAATCGCACCGACCCGCTTTCGGACTAAAAATTTGCCATTAGTGACCTCCCCTCTATCGTTTCTGCAATGAATTTCTAATAGGAACCAAATAGACAGGGTTGACCTCTCTCTATGTTTTCTGCATAAGTTGGATATTTGGAGCCTAATAGGTGGCAAATAGACCTGTTGCTTTATGGAATAATTTACGCCGCAAAACCAGCAGGTGCACGGGCATCAAACGTAAACTACTTGAGGTAGTGTGGTTAAATATGAATAGGTGAGCATTGTGGTTTTTGAGAAAATAGCTGAAACACAAGAAATACCTTCTGGGCAGATGAAAGCCGTTAAACTTGGCTCAGAAACGGTTTTAGTTGCAAACGTAAACGGCACCTACTACGCGATTGGAAATACTTGTACGCATCAAGGCGGAAACCTATCCAAAGGAACCCTGCAGGGAAACATCGTAACCTGCCCCAGACACAAATCACAATTCGATGTGACATCGGGCAAAGTGGTTTCTGGACCAAAGATGCCCTTGTTGCATCCAAAAATCAAAGATGCAACAACCTACGCCGTGAAAATTGAAGAAACAGCAATACTCATAGAACCAAAATAACAGGCTATGCAATAGTTTACTACCCAGCTTAACGTTGGTGAAAAGCGTAAACATAAACTACCTACGATAAACTGTCTCTTTACTTTTGATATCAAACATTAAATCAATTTTGAAAAAAGATTGTCTCGTTGTGGCATAATACAAAAATATTCCTTTTCTGAAGCTATAAAATATGTCAACAGAACTTGAGCTAAATGTAGCGTTGATTCTTCACTATCTAAGAGAATCTAATACATATGTGACAGGTAATGATATCCAATTGGCTACTGGATTAGAACCTTTTCGAATAAATCATGCAGTAGCATTTTTGAAAGATGACCATCTCATTGAAAGTATACAAAGTTACGATATACCCCCATTTATCTTTCATTCGGTAAAACTTACTGCCAAAGGTAATGAAGAAATTGAACGTAAAAGATGGCAAAGAATACTAAAACCCTTGGAGAAAAAACATGAACCATATGCTACTAATGTTTCAACCATAGAACGTCCAGTTGGTTCACCTTTTGGATTCACTGATAACGATTGGCGAGCCATCTCCGTTTGGAAAAAAAGGAAAAACATTCTTTACGTAGTTTTCGGGTGTAAGTTTGCGTCTGATTATTGTAATTATTCTGAGTTGGGAAAAAATATCAAAAAATTGTTCAAAGAATCCGTTGCACGTTATAATAAAGAGAATCATGAGGATATCGTTGAATTGAAATATAGCTCGTTACATGCGGGTTATGGTGAACACCTAT
The Candidatus Bathyarchaeota archaeon genome window above contains:
- a CDS encoding FAD-binding oxidoreductase produces the protein MKFEAPVQEIIIHNPDVISVRFAKPKDFTYKPGQYMLVTLNANGKSLMHPLTMSSSPTQNFLEFTKRLSTSEFSNTLRTLKEGDPILLDTPYGKFTFMGETTKITFLAGGIGITPFKSIIQYCTDTKQTANITLFYGVKTDKDCTFKEEFEQMQTRNPHLNLVLVASEAGNEWTGKRGYINADLIKTELPDYKEHMFYACGPPGMVAAMQKLVADMGLPPSQLKLEVLVGHN
- a CDS encoding MFS transporter → MMALSKLFQGESAVLRGNFLLITLSWIIMFGASPISGTYASLYYKDLGASDFLISIIGVAGSLAIAIVQLPGGYLADKHGRRWLVVWMTFGLAIGSLFFVFAPSWHFIVLGMIIQNICAIYGPALMAMVFDSLPPQNRGAGFSFQSAVTNLVYLPGPLIASFLVSYFGFTLGMRVAYAILTIAYFAAAMLRLGLKETLPANGNSQKPTVLDVLRDYPRSVKDSFNVWRKVPKSAFYLFLAIITVSGLVVSCMMYFVVYATSVLQMSNYQWAIIQTFMYLSIFVPVIAAGFFMDKIGRKHFLIAGYLLCVPGMLLFLNGNFYTLLLAFFLFGLGNALQLNSYQILMGDLIPRSLRGTATGCMQFFAFIMQAVLLVLVGFLYAFVAPWLPFLLLAVVMVPVAVFVFLKVQEPTVKEI
- a CDS encoding transcription initiation factor IIB gives rise to the protein MSRKDQPRPRLADKCPECGSDNLVHDYDTGETVCGDCGLVLYEQMMDKGPEWRAFTQEEKASRSRVGVPTSYSVHDKGLSTAISQVDRDAFGRKLPLSTRLQMWRLRKWQIRSRVHSSIDRNLAQAMAELDRLSDKVYIPPPIKEKAAVVYRKALDKGLVRGRSIAAIAAAALYAACRGSGTPRTLREIAEASLVDKKDVARCYRLLLRELEVHMPIADPLTYVSKIAEKTGISGKTQGAAIQILRDARRKRAAAGKDPMGLAAAALYIACLQNNEKKTQKDIAEAAGVTEVTVRNRYKTLKKQLNLELPD
- the asnS gene encoding asparagine--tRNA ligase; protein product: MALKKIREILDGCCPDQKVQIRGWVYRKREGKALIFLLIRDSTGVIQCTIKKDNPCWGEAQKLTIESSLTLEGTARPDTRAPGGYEIAAETLEIVGLAENFPISKDKSEEFIRDMRHLWLRSRKMNLVMKVRAQIIESARAYFKQQTFTEVSPPMFISAAVEGGSTLFKLKYFDQELYLTQSSQLYLEILMYSLEKVYCIAPSFRAEKSRTIRHLTEYWHMEGEWPFADLEDLMKFEEGLMEYICQDVAEKCQKEFAELGADIEKVKAVKTPFPRITYKEAIERLQPKNPELKWGSDLGYEDEKVLSDEFGKPFFVYDYPTEIKAFYCKTYDDHPEIAKSVDMMVPRVGEISTGGAREDNKDTLIARMKEQGLNPEDYEWYLDLRRYGTVPHVGFGMGLERLLIWMLDLENIIDAIPFPRTTRRFYP
- a CDS encoding cation-efflux pump, which encodes MQSQESSTKLRALKISAIAIFSVVVVEVVIGLLVNSLAVLSDGLHALLDVVSSVMLFFAARAALKPPDEEHTYGHEKFEAIGGLIAGIILIGVALLIFYEAGVRLMSNAQVNEGVEFAGFIAIGYTLCIDVVRITVFSKTRHIEGASVKAGFYDAISDFSSTLIALAGFGLATIGFSNMDSIASIFLGFMLTYLSVKLVKSSINELSDTASRDLVSKIKKCIHAYPDVDKIGNLKVRKVSSKIFVDATIQVPSAMSLEDAHTLASDLEIKLKTECGNVDATIHIEPSEKEVKLEQLVQKLASVEGVHHVHEISTVYVEGKLYITLHVYVNPALSVEEAHKIAEKIEQKIHAGIKHLENVTVHVEPSGVMQGVEADEEQVEQVVYEVARIIAQTLHVKRVVTYSAEGKRYINIDCCFTKQVKITEAHKMASQLEKETKEHFSNSVVTVHIEPERAD